DNA sequence from the Pseudoliparis swirei isolate HS2019 ecotype Mariana Trench chromosome 6, NWPU_hadal_v1, whole genome shotgun sequence genome:
AAAATGAGGCACATTACCTTCAGTGGTAAAAGCATTGACAAGCGTCTTGTCCCCAATTAGCAGGGCATTGCTGATGATAGCTCTTTTTTCACCGCTTCCTCGAGGGGAACATCGGAGACATTCTCCCCTCCAGCTGTGATCGTCACCTCtggatgaagagagagacaggtcaccCTGACATTACATGACTCATAACAATACTAGAGCTGCGTGTTCTGTTCAGATCAGCATGGACTCGGGTGTGGGTAATGTACACAATGTGAGCTGGTGATCTAAGAAGAGCCATTTTCTAACAATAGCTTAATTTGCTCTGATTATTATCCATTTTCTTCTCACTGTGATGTAAAATAAATCTTCTCCAGTATGGAGCCATCCGTCTTCATCCAAAGCTACTCTTGTTTTGTCTTTCATATTGAGGAACCCATGAAAATGTTACTTCCCCAAAAGCAAATTTCGCCTGACTCCTCAGAGTTTACGTTGACCATCTTGTACCGACAGCAGGTCACCACCTTACCACAGCTTTGTCAGAGAAAATAGCTATTCTATTattcattcataaaaattaAGTGTACCTTGTAAGCCATACTGTTTACCCAACACAATGTCAGGCTTTTGAGCTCAGGCCCACTAGCTTTGTTTGACAGAATATGTTCAATGAAAGCTGGAACACTGTTCACTCTCACTcaatacacatatattttttgATTTAAATTTTGTCGGACAGTGTCTGTAAACGTTGGATGTAAAGGTTGCAAACAGTTTAAATCACAAAATAAGTCTTGAAATTAGACTACATTTACTCAATTTAGCTTTGGTCCCTTATCCATATTCAGAGAGTGTTTTGGAAAgggacattttaataaaaaggtTTACAGGAATCAATTCAACAATCAGGGCACAAATGTCGATACTCGAGAATacagacaaacaaataaaagtgtTCATCACTGTCATCACGCTTGTAATTTTGCATTGCAGTGAATTAGCAGGTTAACTGATGAATCTGGTTCATTCGGCCTATTACAACCTCTCCCACTGCTAAACTGAACGTCTGCTGACCAGTATAAGCGTGGTCTGATGAGACTGTAGCATCTCCTCATCCGAGAAACCAAACAGTTATTGCTTGCCTGTTCTTAAGTCGATTATCTCCCTTCTCCATCTCCACACCAGGAACAGTTCTGCACTGCATACTAGTCCTCTGGTGGGGAATATGGGATTAAGCCTCTTGATTTGCTCACAGGAAGAACTTTTTAAAATCCCACTGGTGTGAAAACAAAACGCTTCTGTTTCCTTATGGAAAGACCATCTCTGATATAAAGCCTGTATATACTACGTGTACTTCAttcaaatgtctttatttttgatGAACTGAATTAAAGTCTGTTAAGTATCTCACTGTTTCATGTAAGAAAGCTTTACGAGCATTTCACCCTACAGTGGAATGTTAAaccaagtacatttactcaattCGTACAGTTGTACTGTATTTAAGGACAAGTGTGTGGTATTTGTATTGTGTACATAATATAATAGATAATATACTTCTGATGTCTCAACATAAAGTGATGAATCCATGTATCAATAATACAGTTAAAGGATCTGAGTAGCCTTTGGCCCACTTCTGACaacactctctctcgctctcgctctcgcgctctctctctcgctctcgctctcgcgCTCTCGTCCATCAACGACACTTCCGGCTCTTCTCACAGCTCTCCAGAAAGTTCTGCGCCGTAGAGCCTTTACAAGAACCAGCCATCTTCCGTCCCCGTTCTCAGCGAAACTCGAGCGAAAGCTAGGATATTAATATCAACCGGCAAGTAAGTAGCTTCACACGACGCTGTGACTTGAACAGCTCTTGAACTACACGGCTAATAAAAGCGAACGGTTTCATTCAAGCTCGAGCACAACGTGGGCCCGTAATTTAACGTATGGTTGCTCGGAGGACTGTAACGTTACATTTAACGTACACGTGCTGTTGCCATCGGCTACAACAACGTCTCCTCGCGGTGTCCGTTCTGTCTATTCGATCCATCGGTTCACATTATTATTGGTCACTATTTTAGCGGACGTCCTTTGTTGTTCGCTAACGTTAATATCGGATGTATGCTGTGTGGCTCACTGTTACTACGCGGACTGTAGCATTGGACGTTATGCTAATGTGTATCctctttatttgattttaagtTGTCACCATGGTTCACGAAACCGGCTTCTACGACCTGTTGGGTGTCGATCCCAAATCCCCACAGGATGAGGTCAAAAAAGCGTACAGAAAGCTCGCGCTGAAATATCACCCCGACAAGAACCCCAATGAAGGAGAGAAGGTAAGCAAGTGGGGCTAGCTGCTAGGTGCATACAGCTAAGCTAACTGTTAGCTAACGTCAATTGTACATGGGCGTTAGGGACGCCCTTTCTAATTTTAAACTGCAGGCCTTGTtgcattaccccccccccccccccttggaaCTTTCTGGAATGATCTCGCGGCTCCTCTGTTTAGTAAGATCAGCCCCCTCGACACTGACATGTCACGAAATTACAGTCattattatgatgatgaatTTGGGAATAACTTTAAATGTTACAGAAGTGAGCCATCTGCACATTGAGTGTCATTGTCATAAAAATAATCTGATAATGTAAACCTGAAATAATCTTTAGGTCAGGAAACGTTAAACTAATGTCAACTAATCATTCATTGGCACACACCTTTTTTTGTTACCCCAGTTCAAGCTTATATCTCAAGCATATGAGGTGCTCTCAAATCCAGAGAAGAGAGAGCTGTATGATCAAGGAGGAGAACAAGCGATCAAAGAAGGAGGCATGAGTGGAGGAACTTCCCCAATGGACATGTTCAACATGTTCtttggaggtggaggaaggatgCAGAGGGAAAGAAGAGGTAGGATTTAAGTACTCTAGAAACTGACTGTTTATATATTCAAATGCCCACGGCTTGTACAACTTTCATATGTGCCTCTCCTGTAGGGAAGAATGTTGTCCACCAGCTTAGCGTTACACTGGATGAGATGTACAAAGGCAGCACCAGGAAGCTTGGCCTTCAAAAgagtgtaatttgtgaaaaatgTGAAGGTAcgtagtgtttttgttttttgaatagCATATTCAATGTAAttggattttgttttttaagtttcATAAATGGCATCCTGTTTGACACAGGTTATGGTGGTAAGAAAGGTGCCTTGGAGAAGTGCTCAACCTGCAAAGGAAGAGGAGTACAAATAAAGGTGCAACAGATTGGGCCAGGCATGATACAGCAGATCCAAAGCATGTGTGCTGACTGCCAGGGACAGGGTGAGAAATTTACCTCTAAAGACCGCTGCAAGAACTGCTATGGACGCAAAGTAGAACGCAAGAAGAAAATTCTTGAAGTTCACATTGATAAAGGTATGTTATTTCCCCCATCTGAggtattaatatttaatttgatttcatTTGGTAGGGTAAATATTTGTGGTGAAAACTAAACTGAAGATGCATGTGCTGTGCAGGTATGAGAGATGGTCAGAAAATTACGTTCACTGGAGAAGGTGACCAGGAACCTGGATTGGAGCCTGGGGATGTCATCATTGTTCTGGATCAGAAGGAGCACGCTGTGTTCCAGAGAAAAGACCACAATCTGATAATGAAGATGACCATCAAACTGGCTGAGTCTCTGTGTGGCTTCAAGAAGACCATCCAAACATTAGACGACAGAATGCTCGTCATTAGCTCTCTGCCAGGTAATTGATGGAGATTAGCTGCCTTGTCTGGTAGACTATAtttgtgattaaaatgttatcAACTAATCTGTTTTGGGTTTCTCAACAGGTGAAGTAATGAAACACGGTGAACTCAAATGTGTTCAGAATGAGGGCATGCCAATGTACAAGGAACCTTTTGAAAAGGGACAGCTTTTCATTAAATTTGAAGTAAGTAACGCTAACCACTTGGTTCACCAGTGTGACAAAACTGAATTTATATTTGTAGGTTGTAAAGAACTTTAATTTAAACCAATTGTAATTTGTCTTGCAGGTGGAATTTCCAGAGAACAACTGGCTCCCAGAGCATCTTGTGTTCAAGCTGGAAAGACTGCTTCCTCCCAGGGAGGATTTGATGATTACTGATGACATGGAGGAGGCACCACTCTGTGAGGTGGATGTGCGAACACAGAGACAAGCCAGTGGGGAAGCTTATGAGGAAGATGAGGGTCCCAGAAGCGGAGTGCAGTGTCAGA
Encoded proteins:
- the dnaja gene encoding dnaJ homolog subfamily A member 4, which encodes MVHETGFYDLLGVDPKSPQDEVKKAYRKLALKYHPDKNPNEGEKFKLISQAYEVLSNPEKRELYDQGGEQAIKEGGMSGGTSPMDMFNMFFGGGGRMQRERRGKNVVHQLSVTLDEMYKGSTRKLGLQKSVICEKCEGYGGKKGALEKCSTCKGRGVQIKVQQIGPGMIQQIQSMCADCQGQGEKFTSKDRCKNCYGRKVERKKKILEVHIDKGMRDGQKITFTGEGDQEPGLEPGDVIIVLDQKEHAVFQRKDHNLIMKMTIKLAESLCGFKKTIQTLDDRMLVISSLPGEVMKHGELKCVQNEGMPMYKEPFEKGQLFIKFEVEFPENNWLPEHLVFKLERLLPPREDLMITDDMEEAPLCEVDVRTQRQASGEAYEEDEGPRSGVQCQTQ